One genomic region from Diabrotica undecimpunctata isolate CICGRU chromosome 9, icDiaUnde3, whole genome shotgun sequence encodes:
- the LOC140450545 gene encoding uncharacterized protein, which produces MKLSILEYMKFLGVTENSRCVVEGEQVLNSGHLILTGKLEESSDHTIKIYGLCLQSSSVKSNPHEIKGTLSLTNGVNICEMSCSCKAGNSGKCKHVSAVLVKCIREDVELMEKISQTQMQCSWISHKQIAEDKYKPMPVSEMPCFKDMPYFKDRSTRLPVDEVAIRNFFCDNLPLSAIAKHREGRRNLPSTSSGIHPCKNILPNNCRFRAVLDNACQSVIMLYLSAVEVVSVKNCCMEKISSFLEDDLDLVINIPQNSNEWKKYRKLRITGSRCYEIFTYSNKDWKTKAFKYFYPPQLNNKYVKHGLKFEGTAREMYMKISKMDVMECGMVISSSNRWLSYSPDGIIFFGDQPLYLLEIKCIFAGKTKTILEAIKNSRYIVQIDGKYTIKKNHKYYGQIQMGMAVLNLLKTAFVVFASFDNSVLIMEIDFDFEFCFNMLSKIKHNYLKNMVHHLCKK; this is translated from the exons ATGAAGTTAAGTATCCTAGAATATATGAAGTTTTTGGGTGTTACTGAAAATTCAAGATGTGTTGTAGAAGGAGAACAAGTTTTAAACTCTGGCCATCTTATTTTGACTGGAAAATTGGAGGAAAGTTCTGATCACACCatcaaaatatatggtttatgccTTCAGTCCAGCTCAGTCAAGTCCAATCCCCACGAAATTAAAGGAACCCTATCTTTAACTAATGGTGTGAACATTTGCGAAATGTCATGTTCATGTAAAGCAGGAAATAGTGGAAAATGTAAACATGTCTCTGCTGTTCTTGttaaatgtataag GGAAGATGTGGAATTAATGGAAAAGATTTCACAAACACAAATGCAGTGTTCATGGATTTCACACAAGCAAATTGCAGAAGATAAATACAAACCAATGCCTGTAAGTGAAATGCCATGTTTTAAAGATATGCCATATTTTAAAGATAGGTCTACTAGATTACCAGTAGATGAAGTCGCAATCAGAAACTTCTTCTGTGACAATCTTCCACTTTCAGCTATTGCAAAACACAG AGAGGGTAGGAGAAATTTGCCTTCAACATCAAGTGGTATTCATCCATGTAAAAATATATTACCCAATAATTGTCGATTTAGAGCAGTATTAGATAATGCTTGTCAGTCAGTTATAATGCTGTATTTGTCTGCAGTTGAGGTAGTTTCCGTTAAAAATTGTTGCATGGAGAAAATATCTAGTTTTCTTGAGGATGATCTAGATCTTGTCATCAATATACCTCAAAATTCCAATGAGtggaaaaaatatagaaaactcCGAATCACTGGTAGTAGATGTTATGAAATATTTACATATTCAAATAAAGATTGGAAAACCAAAGCATTTAAATACTTTTACCCACCTCagttaaataataaatatgttaaGCATGGTTTAAAATTTGAGGGTACAGCAAGAGAAATGTATATGAAAATTTCAAAGATGGATGTGATGGAATGTGGCATGGTAATTTCCTCATCAAATAGGTGGCTAAGTTATTCACCTGAtggaataattttttttggtgACCAACCTCTCTACTTGTTggaaataaaatgtatatttGCAG GAAAAACCAAGACGATTTTGGAAGCAATAAAAAATTCCAGATACATTGTACAAATAGATGGAAAatacacaataaaaaaaaatcacaaatattaTGGGCAAATACAAATGGGAATGGCTGTTTTGAATTTGTTGAAAACTGCATTTGTAGTTTTTGCATCTTTTGACAACAGCGTTTTAATAATGGAAATCGATTTCGATTTTGAATTTTGCTTCAACATGTTgtcaaaaataaaacataattatttaaaaaatatggtaCACCATCtgtgtaaaaaataa
- the Dbp21E2 gene encoding probable ATP-dependent RNA helicase DDX28 codes for MFNITRSVFKNCFSKRFIQNIQSLEGTIENTSKKQSPSLLISCKRKKLNYYTGVHYSKFDEIPLASKGWNHTKSRGDFFLINRLKNEKNQTYSFDELNIHPKIKDALKIEEIRELTEFQARSINEVRKGSHLLLAAETGCGKTLAYLIPIIQDLISNKSEAANTPKAVVIVPNRELAYQVGEIARHLGDALGITVKTVVGGKTKALMMNPVFEDIDILVATPGALGKLSTVGIYKLNEAKYAVFDEADTLIDDSFIDRMEGLIKRLPQSQFILVSATLPKRFPPVLAPIEPSLKHVVSPNIHKPLLNINQKFLRLTKSTKPSHLLQIAKANTRPMLIFCNKNETCNWVALFLRENGVDCSNINGDMNYSIRIDQWNKFASGETKILSATDVGSRGLNTIQVVHVLNYDFPLYAADYLHRIGRVGRLGSPEACKVTNFVVGAPEVSLVQQIELAIRRNQALENVDGNITNIVQRKIARNQRESA; via the exons ATGTTTAATATTACGAGAAGcgtgtttaaaaattgttttagtaagcggtttatacaaaatatacaatcCCTAGAAGGAACTATTGAAAACACAAGTAAAAAGCAATCACCATCATTGCTTATAAGTTGTAAACGAAAAAAGTTAAATTACTATACAGGGGTTCACTATAGTAAATTTGATGAGATACCTCTTGCTTCTAAGGGGTGGAACCACACAAAATCTAGAGGAGACTTTTTCTTAATAAATAGGTTGAAGAATGAAAAAAATCAAACATATTCTTTTGATGAATTAAACATTCATCCTAAAATAAAAGATGCTTTAAAAATTGAAGAGATAAGGGAATTAACAGAATTTCAAGCAAGATCTATTAATGAGGTAAGGAAAG GATCTCATCTTCTCCTAGCAGCTGAAACTGGTTGTGGAAAAACACTTGCTTATCTCATACCAATAATTCAGGATTTAATTTCAAACAAATCGGAAGCTGCTAATACGCCAAAAGCAGTAGTTATTGTGCCTAATAGAGAGTTAGCTTACCAAGTTGGAGAAATAGCAAGACATCTTGGCGATGCTCTTGGAATTACTGTAAAAACTGTTGTTGGAGGCAAAACCAAGGCCTTAATGATGAATCCTGTGTTTGAAGATATTGACATTTTGGTTGCTACTCCTGGGGCACTTGGTAAACTTTCTACGGTGGGAATTTATAAACTAAATGAG GCAAAATATGCAGTCTTTGATGAAGCAGATACACTAATTGATGATAGTTTCATAGATAGGATGGAAGGTTTAATCAAAAGGTTACCACAATCGCAATTTATACTAGTATCTGCAACTTTACCAAAAAGATTTCCACCTGTATTAGCACCAATAGAACCATCATTAAAACATGTCGTATCGCCAAATATTCATAAacctttattaaatattaaccaGAAATTTTTGAGATTAACCAAATCTACAAAACCTTCACATTTACTTCAAATTGCAAAAGCCAACACTAGGCCCatgttaattttttgtaataaaaatgaaaccTGCAACTGGGTGGCTCTGTTTTTAAGAGAAAATGGGGTAGACTGCTCAAATATTAATGGTGATATGAACTATTCAATAAGAATAGATCAGTGGAATAAATTTGCCTCAGGAGAGACAAAAATCTTGTCTGCTACAGATGTGGGTAGTAGGGGACTTAATACAATACAAGTCGTACATGTTCTCAATTATGATTTCCCGCTCTATGCTGCTGATTATTTGCATAGGATTGGAAGAGTGGGAAGATTAGGCAGCCCAGAAGCCTGCAAGGTTACTAACTTTGTAGTAGGAGCTCCAGAAGTTTCGTTAGTTCAACAGATTGAG CTTGCAATTAGAAGAAATCAGGCCCTAGAAAATGTAGATggaaatataacaaatattgttCAAAGAAAAATAGCCAGAAACCAGAGGGAAAGTGCATAA
- the HisRS gene encoding histidine--tRNA ligase, cytoplasmic, giving the protein MIFLLSSRCMWHRLYRCRNLSPVLTLSKMSTNQLLDVKIKEQADLVRNLKASKESKEKIAEEVEKLLALKAQLQIDDGISSNNQKFVLKTPKGTRDFAPEQMSLRLEVMDKITSVFKKHGAVTIDTPVFELKEVLTGKYGEDSKLIYDLKDQGGEILSLRYDLTVPFARYLAMNKITNIKRYHIAKVYRRDNPSITKGRYREFYQCDFDIAGSYDPMIPDAECVKIMYEILTLLDMSPFVIKLNHRKLLDGMLEVCGVPTESIRTICSSIDKLDKSPWEEVRKEMVEEKNLSPESADKIGEYVRLNGKVDLVEKLQQNEVLGKNKSAQEGLEAMKLLLNYCDLYNTSDKILFDLSLARGLDYYTGVIYEAVLLKDDTVGGDISVGSVAGGGRYDNLVGMFNQKSKQVPCVGASIGVERLFTIIEARQANSTTKCRKTDIDAYVASAQKNLLEERMKLCSELWDKGFKVEHSYKKNPKLLVQLQHCEENGIPFAIVLGESEIKNGVVKLRNVETRQETEVKRENLADVLRNSLSSLI; this is encoded by the exons ATGATTTTTTTGTTGTCTTCACGTTGTATGTGGCATAGGTTATATCGGTGTAGAAATTTATCACCAGTATTAACGCTTTCTAAAATGTCTACTAATCAATTGTTAGacgtaaaaataaaagaacaagCTGATCTTGTTCGTAATTTAAAGGCTTCCAAAGAATCAAAAGAGAAAATTGCAGAAGAAGTAGAAAAACTTCTTGCATTGAAAGCTCAACTCCAAATTGATGATGGCATTAGCAGTAATAATCAGAAATTTGTCCTTAAAACTCCAAAGGGTACAAGAGATtttgctccagaacaaatgtctCTGAGATTAGAAGTTATGGATAAAATAACCTCAGTTTTTAAGAAACATGGTGCCGTAACTATTGATACACCAGTTTTTGAATTAAAAGAAGTGTTAACTGGAAAGTACGGTGAAGATTCTAAGCTTATTTATGACTTAAAAGATCAAGGAGGTGAGATACTTTCCTTACGTTATGATTTAACAGTTCCTTTTGCACGTTACCTTGCTATGAATAAAATTACTAATATCAAACGTTACCATATTGCCAAAGTATATAGAAGAGATAATCCATCGATAACTAAAGGAAGATATAGGGAGTTTTATCAATGTGATTTTGATATAGCTGGATCTTATGATCCAATGATTCCAGATGCTGAATGTGTAAAaattatgtatgaaatattaaCACTTCTCGATATGTCTCCCTTTGTAATCAAATTGAATCATAGAAAATTGTTGGACGGAATGCTTGAAGTTTGTGGTGTTCCTACAGAAAGCATAAGAACTATCTGTTCATCTATTGATAAGTTAGATAAGTCTCCTTGGGAGGAAGTAAGAAAGGAAATGgttgaagaaaaaaatttatCACCTGAATCAGCTGATAAAATTGGAGAATATGTAAGATTAAATGGAAAAGTTGACTTAGTTGAAAAGTTACAACAAAATGAAGTACTCGGTAAAAATAAAAGTGCCCAAGAAGGATTGGAAGCCATGAAACTATTATTGAATTATTGTGACTTGTATAATACATCAGATAAAATTTTATTTGATCTGAGTCTTGCTAGAGGTCTAGATTATTACACAGGAGTTATATACGAGGCTGTATTACTCAAAGATGATACTGTTGGAGGTGATATCTCAGTAGGTTCAGTAGCTGGTGGGGGTAGATATGATAATCTAGTAGGAATGTTTAATCAAAAGAGTAAGCAGGTTCCTTGTGTTGGAGCATCAATTGGAGTAGAAAGGCTATTTACTATTATAGAAGCAAG GCAAGCAAATTCAACCACTAAATGCAGAAAGACAGATATTGACGCTTACGTAGCATCCGCCCAAAAAAATTTACTGGAGGAAAGAATGAAACTGTGCTCCGAGCTTTGGGATAAGGGCTTTAAAGTGGAACATTCTTATAAGAAGAATCCTAAACTTTTAGTGCAGTTGCAACATTGCGAAGAAAACGGCATACCTTTTGCTATAGTTTTAGGGGAAAGTGAAATTAAAAATGGAGTTGTCAAGTTAAGAAATGTAGAAACAAGGCAAGAAACAGAAGTGAAACGGGAGAATTTAGCAGATGTGTTGAGGAATAGCTTGAGCTCATTAATTTga